The genomic stretch CAAAGTAAAATTGACGGTTAAGGTTTGAGGGCTCAATTTTATCAAAGTCACACAAAATAAAGTTTTTAAAACCGCACCTCACAAGGTTCATTGCGCAATTTGAACCAAGCCCGCCAAGCCCGGCAATGCCAATTTTTACCGATTGAATTTTTTTAAGATTCTCATGCCCAAAATAGTTTGTTAATGCATTTTCAAATGAATTAGTCATATTATTAATTAATCTCCGCTCAGCAAGCTGGGCGGTATCGGCGGTTCTAATTCTTTATTCCTCTCCCTCGATGGGAGAGGATTGAGGTGAGGGTGTGCATTCGATAACAGGTCTCACTTGGCCCCCTCATCCTAACCTTCTCCCGCACAAGGGGAGAAGGAATGATTTGGTAACCGCCCGACAAGCTGGGTGAAATTATCAAGTTATAGTGTTTGCCAATCCTTAAACACTGGCGCATAGCCGCACTCAGTTATCGTTGAACAAACTGCTTCAATACTGCTCTCATCAGATATTTCAAACTGTCCTTCTGATTTTCCACACGAGGCATAACCGCCAACCTCAGTTTTAGAACCAGCCGACATTCTTGTTACACCAAGCCCAATAAGGTTTTTTCTAAGTTGAGCATTTTCGCGTGTAGACATATTTATGCCAACCCTTGGGAACATTATTCTTAATGCCAATAAAAGCTGTGTAAACAATTTGTCCGACACAATGTGATCGGGCTGGTATCCGCCGCTTTGCGGCCTTATTCTTGGTAAGGAAAAACTAAAATCCACCCAAGGGAATTTACTTTGCAAATACAATATATGTGCCGCAAGCATAAAAACATCTTTCTTAGGATTGCTAAGCCCAAGCAAAGCACCCATGCTAACGCTTCTAATACCTGCCATACATGCGCGCTCTGGTGCATTTAAACGATAAAGAAAATCTCTTTTTGGCCCTGCCTTATGCATTTTTTCATAAACCACTTCATCGTAAGTTTCCTGATAAATCGCAAGCCCGTCAACTCCAGCATTTATCAACTGAGCATACTCAAGTTCTTGCAGCGGGTAAACTTCAATTGAAATTGATGAGAAATATTTTTTAAGTGTGTTAACGCACTCCACCAAATATTCTGGAGGCGTTTTAACGCGCGACTCACCGCTAAGCAATAAAACATCTCTAATACCTTTTGCGCTAAGAGCAATCGCCTCTTCTTTAAACTCGCTTGCGTCAAGCTTACGCCTTACTATTTTGTTTGACGCCTTAAAACCGCAGTAAAGACACTCATTTTCACAAAAGTTTGCGGCATAAAGCGGGGCGTATAAAAAAACAACTTTCCCAAAATCCCTAAGGGTAATGTTATGTGCTTTTCGCGCAAGAAGTTCAATATTTTCTAAAGCAATTTTAGATAAAAGAATTGGCAAGTGACTAAGCGAAATATGTTCAAGGAAAAGCACACCATTAAGCTGATTAATGGTTGTGGTAGTAAATAATCTTTCAAAATCTAAATTAGAATTATTTTTTATAAACTCGTTTGCAGTAATTTGTGTCATTTTAATCCTGTAAAAATCCTGTAAGTGGTGAAGATGCCTCTGCAACATTTTTCTCTTGCGCAATACCTGCAACAAAAGCATACCTTCCTGCTTGTACGCCTAATGAAAAAGCAACAGCAGTTTTTACAGGGTCTTGTGCTAAGGCAACAGCGGTATTTGCAAGCACTGCGGCACAACCAAGTTCCATTGCCTCAGCCGCTTGCGAAGGCCTGCCAATACCAGCATCAACAACAACCGGCAAATTAATTTCATTTACAATTATTTGAATAATTTCCTTTGTTTTCAAACCCTTGTTTGTACCAATTGGTGAACCAAGCGGCATAACAGTTGCGGCACCTGCGTCTCTTAAACGACGAGCATCCATAAGGTCGGGGTTAAAATACGGCATAACCACAAAACCCTCTTTTGCAAGAATCTCAGTGGCTTTTATTGTTTCAAAATTATCTGGCAATAAATACTTTGCATCTGAAATCACTTCAATTTTCACCCAATTGCCCATACCGGCTGCCTTTGCAATACGCGCAATACGCACTGCCTCATCGGCATTTCTTGCGCCTGAAGTGTTTGACATAATTATGCAACGCTTTGGAATAAAATCTAAAATATTTTCGTTTTTACCACCACCGTCAACCCTTCTTAAAGCAACTGTTACAACTTCAACTTTAGATTCTTCAATTGCCTTGCGCATAAGTTCATTAGAAGAAAACTTACCAGTACCTAAAAAAAACCTGTTTGAAATCTTTTTGCCACCAATTAAAAGAAAATCATCCATTTTAACCACCGCCCACAAATGAAATAACTTCAACTATGTCATTTTTGCCAAGCACAACACCAAGCTCACCTTCAGTTAAAACCTTGCCATTATGCTCAACAAAAACAGCTTTATTGTTTTTAACACCAAGCTGCAAAAGCAAACTTTCAATTGTTATATTATCTGCAACTTCTTTTGCATTGCCATTTAATTTAATTAACATATATACTCACCTCCTAAAAAAATAACCTACGCAGAATTTGTGCATAGGTTAAGAACTTTTCTTATTCCTACGCTGGCATTACCCAGATCAGGTCTCGCGCCTTAAACGACGCATAGGTAATTCGCTTATCGCGAAACTCTCAGGCCGATGCACGACCTCCCTAACGGTTTTGAATATAACAATTTTCCCAAACAACTGTCAATTTTTGAATGTCAGCACAAGTCTGACAGACCAACTGGATGGCTTTAAAAATCTCCCACTTTGGCTGACAATGGCAATTTTAATTTATTTCTTTGCCAACTTCAATAACTTCTCACCAGCAATATCAAGTGTTTCGGGCTTTTTGGCAAAATGAAAACGAATTAAGTTTTTGACCGGCTCACGGAAAAAACTTGAGCCCGGAACTCCAGCCACACCTATTTCTTCAATAAGCCACTGTGAAAATTTTATATCGTCATTCCAACCCAGTGGGTTTATATCCACCAAAACATAGTATGCGCCTTGCGGCTTTGTGTAGGTAAGCTTTGCTTTATCTAAATATCCTAAAAACTTATCTTTAAGCGCTGTGTATTTGTTTTGTAAATCAATATAGTAACTGTCTGGCAACTCTAACGCGCAAACCGATGCCTCTTGCAATGGTGCGGCGGCACCAACAGTTAAAAAATCGTGAACTTTCTTTGCCCCATTAATTACATCTTTTGAAGCAATTACATAACCAAGCCGCCAGCCCGTTATGGCATAAGTTTTAGATAACGAACTACAAGAGATTGTTCTTTCAAACATTTCTGGCAGTGCAGCAATATAGCAATGTTTGTTTGGCGCATAAACTATGTGCTCGTAAACTTCATCGGTAATTATGTATGCGTCAAACTCTTTTGCAAGCTCCGCAATGTATTCAAGCTCATCATTAGTAAATACTTTCCCGCTTGGGTTTGAAGGATTGCAAAGTATCAGAGCTTTTGCGCCTTTTTTAAATGCTGCGCGCAACTCTTCTTTGTCAAAATTAAAATTAGGCGGATTAAGCGCAACATATATTGGCTCTGCACCAGATAAAATTGCATCGGCTACATAGTTTTCGTAAAAAGGCGAAAAAACTATTACCTTATCGCCCGGGTTACAAGCAGTCATCATTGCAACCATCATTGCTTCTGTGCTTCCGCAAGTTACAACAATGTTCTCATCTGGGTTAATTGGTATACCCATAAACCTTGATTGTTTTATTGCAAGTGCTTTTCTAAAGTTTTCTGCACCCCATGTAACAGCATATTGATGAGGACCAATTTTCGCTACTTTTTCTAACGAATCTAAAAGTAATTGAGGAGGGTCAAAATCAGGAAAACCCTGTGATAGGTTTGTGGCACCATATTTATTTGAAAGCCGTGTAGTAGCCCTTATTACCGACTCGGTAAAACCATCAAGCCGCCTACTTATTTGTGGCATTATAAACTCCTATATCGCGTTCCGCCATCGGCGGGACTTAGTATTCACTCCAGTTTGAAAGAATATTAATTTCAATTGAATACTGCCTAAGCTTTTATTCTTTTTTGTCTACGCTCAAAAATATCTTTAACAATAATGTATGAAACAACACCAACAATAATGCTTACAATTAAGCTACCTACAATATAAATAACTGTTATTTCGCCAAGCGAAGCAAAAACCCTGCCGCTTTTAATTTCTAAAATTATTAGTTTTGAATCTTTCGCAAAAATAAGCCCGCCTACACCGGCACTCAAAAGCCAAAAAAATGGAATGGTTAGAGGGTTCATTATTATAAACGACCCAACAACTGCAGCAATGTAATTCAGCCGAAAAATTGCACAAATGCCAATTGCCAAAAGCGTACCAAACCCAAAACGCCAAGGAAAGCACTCACAGCAAAACCATAGGCAATTTCATTAGGTGTAACATTTAACTCATAAAGTTTATGTAAAAGCTCTTTTATTTTTTTAATCATACCGTGATATTATGTCAATAAAAAACATACCAGTCAATATTATTTCTTTGCTTAGAAATGTCATGATTAAATAACAATTCATAAGTGCCCAACTTTAAATATGAAGTGTTTATGTTCCCTTTTACCTCTACATATTGTTTGACTTGTAAAAACTAAATTTACTATAATCGCAAAACTAAATTTGAAACGAGGAGCCACACAAATGACAACTAAAACATACTTGCCAGAAATCAACAAAATTCAACGGAAATGGCACTTTATTGATGCGAACGGCAGAGTGCTTGGAAGACTTGCAACTGAAGTTGCAACTATATTGCGCGGCAAAGATAAAGCATTCTACACCCCAAACATTGATTGTGGCGACTTTGTTGTAATTACTAATGCCGCGAAAGTTGTACTTACCGGTAATAAACTTGAACAAAAAATTGACTACACACACTCTGGCTACTCGGGCGGAGATAGACACACAAAATATAAAGACCTTATGGCAACAAGACCAGAAAGAGCAGTTAAAATTGCAGTAAAAGGTATGTTGCCGCATAACCGCCTTGCTGACAGGCAAATTGTACGCCTTAAAATATTTAAAGGCGCGGAACACACCCTTCAGGCACAATTTGCAAATAAAGTGTCTAAATAGAAGAGAATTTTTAGGAGATAAAATAAAATGATAACAATTCAAGCAACGGGCCGTAGAAAAAATGCAAGCGCGCGAGTTAGCGTTACAGCGGGTAGCGGTAAAATTACCGTTAACGGCAAAACAGTAGATGAGTTTTTTGGCGGCGCTTTAAGACAGAAAAAAAGTTTGCTTCAACCATTAGCGCTTTTACCATCAGCTAAGAAGTATGACATTGATATTAAAACTACTGGCGGCGGCATAACAGGTCAGGCAGATGCGGCAAAGATGGGAATTTCAAGAGCAATACTTAAAATTGAACCAAGTACAAAGGCAGCACTTAAAAAAGAAAGCTTGCTTACCCGCGATGATAGAATGGTTGAAAGAAAAAAACCAGGAAGACCAAAAGCGCGCAAAAGATTCCAATTCTCTAAACGCTAAATTCTTTTTTTCTTCTACAAATAAAATATCCTTAATGTGCGGCGTAAGAAATTAAACCCTGCAAATTAGGGATGTTTTTTATAATCAATAAGATTATAATTATAAAGGTAATAAAACATGTCAGGATTTTACCCAAAAAAACAGGGCCTTTACGATCCTGAATTTGAAAAAGATTCATGCGGTGTAGGTTTTGTTTGCAACATTAAAGGCAACAAGTCAAATGAAATTGTAAAGCAAGGCCTTGCGGTACTTAAACGCCTTTCCCACAGAGGCGCAACGGGCGCCGACCCAAAAACTGGCGATGGCGCCGGTATTTTAATTCAAACACCCCATAAATTTTTTGAGCGCATATCAAAAGAATGCAAAATAACACTTCCCCCATTAGGCGACTACGGTACAGGCCTTATATTTCTCCCTTCAGATAAAATCCAAGCAGACCAATGCAAGAAAATTTTTGAAGATGTTGTAACTTCCGAAGGCCAAACCATTTTATTTTGGCGTAAGGTACCTGTAGACAACTCCGATATTGGCAAAACTGCTATTGAAAGTGAACCCGCAATTGAGCAAATTTTTATTACCAAAAGCTTTAAAGGCAAAGACCAGCTCTCATTTGAAAGAAAGCTTTACTTAATCAGAAAAAAAGTTGAAAACGCCGTGCGCTCGTCGGAACTAAGCCAAAAATCGTATTTTTATATTACAAACCTTTCCTGTAGAACATTTTCCTTTAAAGGCCTTTTAATGCCCAATCAGGTTGAGAAATATTTTACAGATATTAACGATAGCAGTATTGAAAGCGCGTTATGCTTGGTACATTCCAGATATAGTACAAACACTTTCCCAGCATGGGATTTGGCACAGCCATTTAGGTTTTTAGCTCACAATGGTGAAATAAACACTCTGCACGGTAACATTAACTGGATGCACGCAAGAGAAAGTTTGCTTAAATTTGAAGAGTTTGGGGATATAAACGAGCTTTCACCAATTATCGTGCCCGGTGGTAGTGACTCGGCCGCCATAGACAATGCTTTTGAACTGCTTGTGCTTTCAGGAAGGTCTTTGCCTCATGCAATGATGATGCTTATTCCATCGGCATGGGAACACAATAATTTATTAGAAGAAAATGTGCGCGATTTTTACAAATATCATGCCTGTTTAAGCGAACCGTGGGACGGGCCAGCCGCAATGGCTTTTACCGATGGTAAAAATATGTGCGCGTTGCTTGATAGAAACGGCCTGCG from Endomicrobiales bacterium encodes the following:
- the thiH gene encoding 2-iminoacetate synthase ThiH; its protein translation is MTQITANEFIKNNSNLDFERLFTTTTINQLNGVLFLEHISLSHLPILLSKIALENIELLARKAHNITLRDFGKVVFLYAPLYAANFCENECLYCGFKASNKIVRRKLDASEFKEEAIALSAKGIRDVLLLSGESRVKTPPEYLVECVNTLKKYFSSISIEVYPLQELEYAQLINAGVDGLAIYQETYDEVVYEKMHKAGPKRDFLYRLNAPERACMAGIRSVSMGALLGLSNPKKDVFMLAAHILYLQSKFPWVDFSFSLPRIRPQSGGYQPDHIVSDKLFTQLLLALRIMFPRVGINMSTRENAQLRKNLIGLGVTRMSAGSKTEVGGYASCGKSEGQFEISDESSIEAVCSTITECGYAPVFKDWQTL
- a CDS encoding thiazole synthase, translated to MDDFLLIGGKKISNRFFLGTGKFSSNELMRKAIEESKVEVVTVALRRVDGGGKNENILDFIPKRCIIMSNTSGARNADEAVRIARIAKAAGMGNWVKIEVISDAKYLLPDNFETIKATEILAKEGFVVMPYFNPDLMDARRLRDAGAATVMPLGSPIGTNKGLKTKEIIQIIVNEINLPVVVDAGIGRPSQAAEAMELGCAAVLANTAVALAQDPVKTAVAFSLGVQAGRYAFVAGIAQEKNVAEASSPLTGFLQD
- the thiS gene encoding sulfur carrier protein ThiS, whose amino-acid sequence is MLIKLNGNAKEVADNITIESLLLQLGVKNNKAVFVEHNGKVLTEGELGVVLGKNDIVEVISFVGGG
- a CDS encoding aminotransferase class I/II-fold pyridoxal phosphate-dependent enzyme; protein product: MPQISRRLDGFTESVIRATTRLSNKYGATNLSQGFPDFDPPQLLLDSLEKVAKIGPHQYAVTWGAENFRKALAIKQSRFMGIPINPDENIVVTCGSTEAMMVAMMTACNPGDKVIVFSPFYENYVADAILSGAEPIYVALNPPNFNFDKEELRAAFKKGAKALILCNPSNPSGKVFTNDELEYIAELAKEFDAYIITDEVYEHIVYAPNKHCYIAALPEMFERTISCSSLSKTYAITGWRLGYVIASKDVINGAKKVHDFLTVGAAAPLQEASVCALELPDSYYIDLQNKYTALKDKFLGYLDKAKLTYTKPQGAYYVLVDINPLGWNDDIKFSQWLIEEIGVAGVPGSSFFREPVKNLIRFHFAKKPETLDIAGEKLLKLAKK
- a CDS encoding DUF2062 domain-containing protein, producing the protein MAIGICAIFRLNYIAAVVGSFIIMNPLTIPFFWLLSAGVGGLIFAKDSKLIILEIKSGRVFASLGEITVIYIVGSLIVSIIVGVVSYIIVKDIFERRQKRIKA
- the rplM gene encoding 50S ribosomal protein L13 → MTTKTYLPEINKIQRKWHFIDANGRVLGRLATEVATILRGKDKAFYTPNIDCGDFVVITNAAKVVLTGNKLEQKIDYTHSGYSGGDRHTKYKDLMATRPERAVKIAVKGMLPHNRLADRQIVRLKIFKGAEHTLQAQFANKVSK
- the rpsI gene encoding 30S ribosomal protein S9; the encoded protein is MITIQATGRRKNASARVSVTAGSGKITVNGKTVDEFFGGALRQKKSLLQPLALLPSAKKYDIDIKTTGGGITGQADAAKMGISRAILKIEPSTKAALKKESLLTRDDRMVERKKPGRPKARKRFQFSKR